One window of Oreochromis niloticus isolate F11D_XX linkage group LG23, O_niloticus_UMD_NMBU, whole genome shotgun sequence genomic DNA carries:
- the cenpl gene encoding centromere protein L — MFKFISGFSFSLCRYARDMERPQNSVARTPTDSIMAQRRSKNKSYRQSYRSCLGAASRLSHTPGWTARRLNTSRRTKSHNITEKVNPEDLALLVKTEWQLSYVTPLYQFRHTQLRSYSRQLSAFITAEKQQGLAVEVEGAQTSFRVSFSAVQGLGETDDDAETVLLQIHSKPVFAGKDEAQKLVWSGWLTCINGNPEYLHLLPKDFTCLPLFGSRGAENLTSLVKSWFQQTFDCCFGPLEINQTCLQWLAALWTNCHIESSIQHLKMIWTLPVEPPLQITYTVNSQDVWELWNSVRNPSLESREEEEAARSIDIEEVTRFMQGLKSHFYRHFRLDLSAGRLSQVSSALGSAKFSGRIKMSNSRYVLTTLTLLTECALLKMPI, encoded by the exons ATGTTCAAATTTATTTCCGGTTTTTCTTTTAGCCTTTGTCGCTACGCCAGAGACATGGAGCGACCTCAAAACAG tgtggcGAGGACTCCCACCGACAGCATTATGGCTCAGAGGAGGAGCAAAAATAAAAGCTACAGACAGTCATACCGCAGCTGCTTAGGCGCTGCTTCAAGGCTCAGCCACACCCCAGGATGGACAGCGCGGAGGCTCAACACCAGCAGAAGAACAAAGTCACACAATATCACC GAGAAGGTGAATCCAGAGGATCTGGCCTTACTGGTGAAGACAGAGTGGCAGCTATCGTACGTTACGCCGCTCTACCAGTTCAGACACACCCAGCTCAGGAGCTACTCGAGGCAGCTTTCGGCGTTTATTACTGCAGAGAAGCAGCAAGGTTTGGCAGTGGAGGTTGAGGGAGCGCAGACCAGCTTCAGAGTCTCCTTCTCTGCGGTGCAGGGGCTGGGAGAGACTGACGATGATGCTGAGACGGTCCTCCTACAG ATCCATTCAAAGCCGGTGTTTGCAGGGAAGGATGAGGCGCAGAAGTTGGTGTGGAGCGGCTGGCTGACCTGCATCAATGGCAATCCTGAATATCTTCACTTGCTTCCGAAGGACTTCACCTGTCTGCCGCTCTTTGGCAGCCGTGGGGCTGAGAATCTCACCTCATTGGTCAAATCCTGGTTTCAGCAGACCTTTGACTGCTGCTTTGGCCCTCTGGAAATCAACCAGACCTGCCTGCAGTGGCTAGCGGCATTATGGACTAACTGCCACATAGAGTCCAGCATCCAGCATCTCAAAATGATTTGGACTCTTCCGGTTGAGCCACCGTTGCAGATCACCTACACGGTTAACTCTCAAGACGTGTGGGAGCTGTGGAACAGTGTGAGGAACCCTTCACTGGAgagcagggaggaggaggaggcagcgAGAAGCATTGACATCGAGGAGGTGACAAGGTTCATGCAGGGGCTAAAAAGCCACTTCTACAGGCACTTCAGACTGGACCTGTCAGCAGGACGCCTGAGTCAGGTCTCATCTGCACTGGGATCAGCCAAGTTCAGCGGCAGGATCAAG ATGTCCAACAGCAGATATGTCCTCACAACCCTAACACTGCTGACAGAGTGTGCCCTTCTCAAAATGCCCATCTGA